One Candidatus Devosia phytovorans genomic window carries:
- a CDS encoding dihydroxy-acid dehydratase family protein, producing the protein MTAGNAGSAPKKLRSRAWFDNPDNPDMTALYLERYMNFGVSREELQSNKPIIGIAQTGSDLSPCNRHHIVLAERVREGIREAGGIAIEFPVHPIQETGKRPTAGLDRNLAYLGLVEVLYGYPLDGVVLTIGCDKTTPAMLMGAATVNIPAIALSVGPMLNGWHKGERTGSGTIVWKARQMMAAGEIDYAQFIELVASSAPSTGYCNTMGTATTMNSLAESLGMQLPGSAAIPAPYRDRQEMAYRTGKRIVDMVHEDLKPSDILTKDNFINTIVVNSAIGGSTNAPIHIQAIAKHIGVELELQDFQTHGHKVPLLVNLQPAGEYLGEDYYHAGGVPAVVNELMSQGLIRENAPTVNGKSIGENCRNTTIQDDKVIRRFDNPLKTDAGFLVLRGNLFDNAIMKTSVISSEFRDRYLNNPESPGAFEGKAVVFDGPEDYHHRIDDPSLDIDENTLLFMRGAGPIGYPGAAEVVNMRPPAYLIKKGVHALACIGDGRQSGTSGSPSILNASPEAAAGGNLAILQTGDRVRIDLNKGQANILVSDEEIATRRTALEASGGYKFPKHQTPWQEIQRGLVGQLGDGAILKPAEKYQRIAQTEGLPRDNH; encoded by the coding sequence ATGACGGCAGGTAACGCCGGTTCGGCCCCCAAGAAGCTGCGTTCGCGCGCTTGGTTCGACAATCCGGACAACCCGGACATGACTGCGCTCTATCTCGAGCGCTACATGAATTTTGGTGTGTCGCGCGAAGAGCTGCAGTCGAACAAGCCGATCATCGGCATTGCCCAGACCGGCTCGGACCTCAGCCCCTGCAACCGTCATCATATCGTGCTCGCCGAGCGCGTGCGCGAAGGCATCCGCGAGGCGGGCGGCATTGCCATCGAGTTCCCGGTGCATCCGATTCAGGAAACCGGCAAGCGCCCGACGGCGGGCCTCGACCGGAACCTCGCCTATCTCGGTCTCGTCGAAGTGCTTTACGGCTATCCGCTGGATGGCGTGGTGCTGACCATTGGTTGCGACAAGACCACGCCGGCCATGCTGATGGGTGCGGCAACGGTCAATATTCCGGCCATCGCGCTGTCGGTTGGGCCGATGCTCAATGGCTGGCACAAGGGCGAGCGCACCGGTTCGGGCACGATCGTCTGGAAGGCGCGCCAGATGATGGCAGCCGGCGAGATCGACTATGCCCAGTTCATCGAACTGGTGGCCTCCTCGGCGCCGTCGACCGGTTATTGCAACACCATGGGCACGGCCACCACGATGAATTCGCTGGCCGAGTCGCTGGGCATGCAGCTGCCGGGTTCGGCCGCCATTCCGGCGCCCTATCGCGATCGCCAGGAAATGGCCTATCGCACCGGCAAGCGCATCGTCGACATGGTGCATGAGGACCTCAAGCCCTCCGACATCCTGACCAAGGACAATTTCATCAACACGATCGTCGTCAACTCGGCGATCGGTGGCTCGACCAATGCGCCGATCCATATCCAGGCCATCGCCAAGCATATCGGCGTCGAGCTGGAACTGCAGGATTTCCAGACCCACGGCCACAAGGTGCCGCTGCTGGTGAACCTGCAGCCGGCGGGCGAATATCTGGGTGAGGATTATTACCATGCCGGCGGCGTGCCGGCGGTGGTCAACGAGCTGATGAGCCAGGGCCTGATCCGCGAGAACGCACCCACCGTCAACGGCAAGTCGATCGGTGAGAATTGCCGCAATACGACGATCCAGGACGACAAGGTCATCCGCCGTTTCGACAATCCGCTCAAGACCGATGCGGGCTTCCTCGTGCTGCGCGGCAACCTCTTCGACAATGCGATCATGAAGACCAGCGTGATCTCCTCGGAATTCCGCGATCGCTATCTCAACAACCCCGAGAGCCCCGGTGCCTTCGAGGGCAAGGCGGTGGTGTTCGACGGGCCGGAGGACTATCACCACCGGATCGACGATCCGTCGCTCGATATCGACGAGAACACGCTGCTGTTCATGCGCGGCGCGGGCCCGATCGGCTATCCAGGCGCGGCGGAAGTGGTGAACATGCGGCCGCCGGCCTATCTGATCAAGAAAGGCGTGCACGCGCTGGCCTGTATCGGCGATGGCCGCCAGTCGGGCACCTCGGGTTCGCCTTCCATCCTCAATGCTTCTCCGGAAGCGGCGGCGGGCGGCAATCTGGCCATCCTGCAAACGGGCGACCGGGTGCGGATCGACCTCAACAAGGGCCAGGCCAATATCCTGGTCTCGGACGAGGAAATCGCCACCCGCCGCACGGCATTGGAAGCCTCGGGCGGCTACAAGTTCCCCAAGCACCAGACGCCATGGCAGGAAATCCAGCGCGGCCTCGTTGGCCAGCTGGGCGACGGCGCCATTCTCAAGCCCGCCGAGAAGTATCAGCGCATCGCCCAGACCGAAGGCCTGCCGCGCGACAATCACTGA